The proteins below are encoded in one region of Nitrospira sp.:
- a CDS encoding 1-(5-phosphoribosyl)-5-amino-4-imidazole-carboxylate carboxylase yields the protein MIAKGQIERLLQHLQDGTLTRQQVVDRLHAPAAELLGFATVDHHRAIRQGFPEVIFCEGKTTAQVVAIARGLVRHNGAVLATRVEPKTARALLRQHRRARYHETARVVALEAPVPRRLGHVLIITAGTADVPIAEEARVTAETMGSRVETLYDVGVAGLHRLLSQHDRLEAPRAIIVAAGMDGVLPSVVGGLVSKPVIAVPTSRGYGASFGGLAALLTMLNSCAAGVGVMNIDNGFGAGCLAHRINILAEEAYRGSGGAAPSRGRSRSDK from the coding sequence ATGATTGCGAAGGGTCAAATCGAACGACTGTTGCAACATCTGCAGGACGGGACCTTGACACGCCAACAAGTGGTAGACCGGCTTCACGCTCCGGCCGCTGAGCTGTTGGGGTTTGCGACGGTCGATCATCATCGCGCGATCCGGCAGGGATTCCCGGAAGTCATTTTTTGCGAGGGCAAGACCACGGCTCAGGTCGTCGCCATTGCACGAGGCCTCGTCAGGCATAATGGAGCGGTGTTGGCCACCCGCGTGGAGCCAAAAACGGCCCGCGCGCTCCTTCGACAACATCGGCGTGCGCGCTACCATGAGACCGCGCGCGTCGTTGCCCTGGAGGCCCCCGTGCCCCGTCGCCTGGGCCACGTGTTGATCATTACCGCTGGGACGGCCGATGTGCCGATCGCGGAGGAGGCCCGCGTCACGGCGGAAACGATGGGAAGTCGCGTGGAAACGTTGTATGACGTCGGAGTGGCGGGGCTCCATCGTTTATTGAGTCAGCACGACCGGCTCGAAGCGCCGCGTGCGATCATCGTCGCCGCCGGAATGGACGGGGTGCTCCCAAGCGTCGTAGGAGGTTTGGTATCCAAGCCGGTCATCGCCGTGCCGACCAGCCGCGGATACGGGGCCAGCTTTGGAGGGTTGGCCGCGCTGTTGACGATGTTGAATTCCTGTGCTGCAGGTGTCGGAGTGATGAATATCGATAACGGCTTTGGGGCCGGCTGCCTGGCTCATCGCATCAACATCCTCGCGGAAGAAGCATACCGTGGGAGCGGCGGAGCCGCGCCAAGCAGGGGTAGGAGCCGTTCGGACAAGTAG
- the rsmA gene encoding ribosomal RNA small subunit methyltransferase A has translation MTPVPPPARKHLGQNFLVDPNIVRKIVEAAALTSEETVLEIGPGRGVLTRALCAVTRRVQAVEIDPRLCAYLREALADCPNLELYEGDALHWPLDQLPQESAVVANLPYYLSTPLLLRLLDARPRLSRAVVMLQAEVAHRLVARPGTKDYGSLSVAVQRASEPRVLFRVSPNSFRPRPEVDSAVVSLTMCRSTLSVEVERVCQRLVRSAFAHRRKRVVNSLRDEGWSAEEIDLVRQALAPRPDRRAEEVSPAEFADIANRVAAWTGATGSDQ, from the coding sequence ATGACTCCGGTGCCGCCCCCGGCGCGCAAACATCTTGGGCAGAACTTTCTGGTCGATCCTAATATCGTCCGCAAAATCGTCGAGGCGGCGGCACTCACATCGGAGGAGACCGTCCTCGAGATCGGGCCGGGGCGAGGCGTCCTTACGCGTGCGCTGTGCGCGGTCACGCGCCGTGTTCAGGCTGTCGAGATAGATCCTCGATTGTGCGCCTACTTGCGTGAGGCCTTGGCAGACTGCCCGAATCTCGAATTGTACGAAGGAGATGCGCTGCACTGGCCGCTGGACCAACTTCCACAAGAATCGGCGGTCGTGGCGAACTTGCCCTATTACCTCTCCACGCCGCTGCTGCTCCGACTGCTCGACGCCCGCCCTCGTCTTTCACGGGCCGTGGTCATGCTGCAGGCCGAGGTGGCGCACCGACTGGTCGCGCGCCCAGGGACTAAAGACTACGGGAGTCTCTCGGTCGCGGTGCAGCGGGCCTCGGAGCCCCGTGTGCTCTTTCGAGTCTCACCCAATAGCTTTCGCCCTCGCCCGGAGGTCGACTCGGCTGTCGTCTCCTTGACCATGTGCCGGTCGACGCTGTCTGTCGAGGTCGAGCGAGTATGCCAGCGCTTGGTCCGTTCGGCGTTTGCGCATCGCCGCAAGCGAGTAGTCAATTCCTTGCGCGATGAGGGTTGGTCTGCCGAAGAGATCGATCTGGTGCGGCAGGCATTGGCTCCGCGTCCAGACCGGCGTGCCGAAGAAGTCTCCCCGGCGGAATTCGCGGATATTGCAAACCGGGTGGCCGCTTGGACTGGAGCCACAGGTTCAGACCAATAG
- a CDS encoding peptidyl-prolyl cis-trans isomerase has protein sequence MAPHPRHVRWGDTIRAHYMAWQEDGTLIDTSLYGEPLVFTPGRHAVLEALESLTVGMTVGESKTEKVPPELAFGTYQPDLSCQVSREWLRAHDVTPDVGLELEIHQADGTAVSMVIAEVTGEQVTLDANHRLAGKTIILQVEVLDILETVEQHRPTPPQLDV, from the coding sequence TTGGCCCCACACCCACGCCACGTTCGCTGGGGGGATACGATCCGGGCGCACTATATGGCTTGGCAGGAGGACGGCACACTGATCGATACATCCCTGTACGGTGAACCGCTCGTCTTTACTCCCGGGCGTCACGCCGTCCTGGAGGCGCTCGAGAGTCTGACGGTTGGCATGACGGTGGGTGAATCGAAAACGGAAAAGGTTCCGCCCGAGTTGGCCTTCGGCACGTATCAACCGGATCTTTCCTGCCAGGTCAGCAGGGAATGGCTTCGCGCACACGATGTGACGCCGGATGTCGGGCTTGAACTGGAGATTCACCAGGCTGATGGCACGGCAGTGTCGATGGTCATCGCGGAGGTGACAGGTGAGCAAGTGACACTCGACGCGAATCACCGGCTGGCAGGAAAGACCATCATCCTGCAGGTGGAGGTGTTGGATATCCTGGAGACCGTCGAGCAGCACAGGCCGACCCCGCCGCAACTCGACGTGTAG
- a CDS encoding hypothetical protein (possible pseudo, frameshifted) codes for MWGGDRAIHSEWVFDPTVGQIASAAIGIFVVIALVRVSGRLLNRYVSEPGNLYRAKKMVTFLGYFTGIVIISLVFSDRLGKMAVAFGVAGAGVAFALQEVIASLAGWVAISFGNFYNTGDRVHLGGIKGDIIDIGMLRTTMMEIGEWVRADLYNGRIVKIANSFVF; via the coding sequence ATGTGGGGGGGAGATCGAGCAATTCATTCGGAGTGGGTCTTTGATCCCACCGTGGGGCAAATCGCCTCGGCGGCTATTGGCATTTTCGTCGTCATTGCCCTCGTACGAGTTTCGGGGCGGCTGCTCAACCGATATGTGAGCGAACCGGGGAATCTCTACCGGGCCAAGAAGATGGTGACGTTTCTCGGATATTTTACCGGGATCGTCATTATTTCCCTGGTTTTCAGTGACCGGCTCGGGAAAATGGCCGTCGCATTTGGCGTCGCGGGCGCCGGGGTTGCGTTCGCTCTCCAAGAGGTTATTGCCAGCCTGGCCGGATGGGTCGCCATCTCATTTGGAAATTTTTACAATACCGGCGATCGGGTGCACCTCGGCGGCATCAAGGGAGACATCATTGATATCGGGATGCTGCGCACGACGATGATGGAAATCGGAGAATGGGTGCGCGCGGATCTCTACAACGGACGGATCGTGAAGATCGCCAACAGTTTCGTCTTCTAA
- a CDS encoding hypothetical protein (possible pseudo, frameshifted), translated as MFNYSGDFPFLWDEITLPIKYGSDYRLARTLFEQTLLETTGDYSAKAKTSWLGLIEQYRIDPTELDPRVYLAADDNWITLRYAVDYKRHRITKDLLFTRVLDDIQRSQSRVALASATVHLVEAPELKVALVRSQGTTQS; from the coding sequence GTGTTTAACTATTCCGGCGATTTCCCATTTTTGTGGGACGAGATCACCCTTCCAATCAAGTATGGCAGCGATTATCGACTGGCGAGAACGCTGTTTGAGCAGACCTTGCTCGAGACTACCGGAGACTACTCCGCCAAAGCCAAGACGAGTTGGCTGGGCCTGATTGAACAGTATCGGATCGATCCGACCGAACTGGACCCTCGCGTGTACCTAGCGGCCGATGACAACTGGATCACATTGCGCTATGCGGTTGATTATAAACGGCACCGGATCACAAAGGATCTCTTGTTCACTCGGGTCTTGGACGACATCCAGCGATCGCAAAGCCGGGTCGCCTTGGCCTCAGCGACGGTCCACCTCGTGGAGGCTCCGGAACTCAAGGTGGCGCTCGTACGGTCGCAGGGGACAACACAATCCTGA
- a CDS encoding membrane protein, producing the protein MPSVTVVFYVLAVLASVFITLGGCHLFTNAIEWLGKRLGVSEGAVGSIFAAIGTTLPETSIPLLAIFFGTSVEQQAVGLGAILGAPFMLSTLVVPILAGLLLLYARLGKRAPQFHLDYREVRLDLCFFLLAYGVALLCAVTPGRWLHIGAAVGLFGAYAYYMWIKLSVPGTDEAEGEGGGLEPLFFAKRTKKPGLGLIGAQAVVGLCGLVMGAEIFVMAAEFLAETLHVAPIILALLIAPLATELPEMSNSFLWLYRKKDQLAVGNVTGAMVFQGTFPVAIGLIGTDWVLTPSALATMVLAMVAGGMAVMQLVGGGHWRPWVLLPGALLYIGYTAYLYGV; encoded by the coding sequence GTGCCGTCCGTGACTGTGGTGTTCTACGTACTGGCCGTGCTCGCTTCCGTCTTTATCACTCTGGGAGGGTGCCACCTCTTTACGAATGCCATCGAGTGGCTGGGGAAGCGGCTTGGCGTGTCCGAGGGCGCCGTCGGAAGTATATTTGCCGCGATCGGCACGACCTTGCCTGAAACCTCCATCCCCCTGCTTGCGATTTTTTTCGGGACGAGCGTGGAGCAACAGGCCGTCGGACTGGGCGCGATTCTGGGAGCGCCGTTCATGCTTAGCACGTTGGTGGTCCCGATTCTGGCGGGGTTGTTACTTCTGTATGCCCGGCTTGGCAAGCGAGCGCCTCAATTTCATCTCGACTACCGGGAGGTCCGGCTCGACCTTTGTTTTTTCCTGCTTGCCTATGGGGTCGCGTTGCTGTGCGCCGTCACGCCGGGGAGATGGCTCCACATTGGGGCAGCGGTCGGTCTTTTCGGAGCCTATGCGTATTATATGTGGATAAAGCTGTCAGTCCCCGGGACCGACGAGGCGGAGGGCGAGGGCGGCGGTCTCGAACCTCTTTTCTTCGCCAAGCGGACGAAGAAGCCGGGCTTGGGCCTGATCGGCGCCCAGGCGGTCGTCGGCTTGTGCGGTCTCGTGATGGGGGCCGAGATCTTCGTGATGGCGGCAGAGTTTCTGGCGGAGACTCTCCATGTTGCACCGATCATTCTCGCCTTACTAATTGCACCGCTCGCCACGGAATTACCGGAGATGTCGAACAGCTTTCTTTGGCTCTATCGAAAAAAGGATCAGTTGGCTGTGGGCAATGTCACTGGGGCCATGGTTTTTCAAGGCACCTTCCCGGTGGCGATCGGCCTGATTGGAACCGACTGGGTTCTGACCCCGTCAGCCCTTGCCACCATGGTGTTGGCGATGGTGGCTGGCGGTATGGCCGTGATGCAACTGGTCGGGGGAGGGCATTGGCGGCCTTGGGTGCTTCTTCCCGGTGCACTCCTGTATATTGGCTATACGGCCTATCTGTACGGAGTCTGA
- a CDS encoding DNA-binding response regulator: MTRPRLLLADDHTLFVEALQKVLEPEFDLIGAVGDGRALLEAAPRLMPDIILLDLSMPLLNGIDAAQQLRRLVPEAKLVFLSMHGDPTYVTEAFRAGASGYVLKRASATELVQAIRTALRGHLYVSPLLAKEVLDPLLHQRGGRSDAQSVLTLRQREVLQLVAEGRSMKEIASILCISVKTVEFHKSRIIKQLNLHTTADLTKYAVTHGLVSP, from the coding sequence ATGACGCGACCACGTCTCCTGTTGGCGGACGATCATACCTTGTTCGTCGAGGCGCTCCAAAAGGTACTTGAACCGGAGTTCGATCTCATCGGTGCTGTCGGCGACGGCCGCGCCTTGCTGGAAGCGGCCCCGCGCCTCATGCCGGATATCATTCTCTTGGATCTTTCCATGCCGCTGTTGAACGGCATCGATGCCGCTCAGCAGCTGCGTCGGCTGGTCCCGGAGGCCAAGCTGGTCTTTCTGAGCATGCACGGGGATCCGACGTACGTGACCGAGGCGTTCCGTGCCGGCGCCTCCGGCTACGTCCTTAAACGGGCCAGTGCGACGGAATTGGTGCAGGCGATTCGGACGGCTCTCCGCGGTCACCTGTACGTGTCGCCGTTACTGGCCAAAGAAGTGCTGGATCCGTTGCTGCACCAACGTGGGGGGCGATCCGATGCGCAGTCGGTGCTCACGCTTCGTCAGCGCGAGGTCCTACAACTCGTTGCGGAGGGGCGATCGATGAAGGAAATTGCATCGATCCTATGCATTTCAGTGAAGACCGTGGAATTTCACAAGTCTCGCATCATCAAGCAACTCAATCTTCATACCACTGCGGACCTTACCAAATACGCTGTCACACATGGGCTTGTTTCCCCGTAG
- a CDS encoding UPF0272 protein — MSIHLHFDCSSGVSGDMLLGACVDAGISIQQIRRSARSLHPGGAAGVDVRSRRVKRGAIRAMKVDVIIRRGMRAPLSMEQILRRIAASTFPAEVKQRGREVFTRLARAESRAHGVPVPRVHFHEVGVVDSLVDVMGSLLCCHLLGATRITASPINVGSGIVQTAHGSLSVPGPAVAILAEGVPIYSNGPRRELATPTGVAVLRTVAETFGDLPPMRARRIGYGAGDANPEGWANVLRVFVGDELAPYRMRTEPIYEVETNLDDLNPQIYDAVIERLFAAGAVDVTLTPVVMKRGRPGVILTALADRATVGTVADVILRDTTALGVRYRETERIVLPRRFESVSVRGSRVQMKIAEAPGGETRAVPEYTDCRRLAERQGVPVRTVMEDALIAFWSRHRRRPRARRSR; from the coding sequence ATGAGCATCCATCTCCATTTCGATTGTAGCTCAGGAGTGAGCGGCGACATGTTGTTGGGTGCCTGTGTGGATGCCGGGATTTCCATCCAGCAGATTCGCCGGTCTGCGCGGTCTCTCCATCCCGGGGGAGCGGCGGGCGTGGATGTACGAAGCCGACGCGTGAAGCGAGGCGCAATTCGAGCGATGAAGGTCGACGTCATTATTCGTCGCGGCATGCGTGCGCCCCTGTCCATGGAGCAGATCTTACGTCGTATTGCCGCGAGTACCTTTCCCGCGGAGGTGAAGCAACGAGGGCGTGAGGTGTTTACCCGCTTGGCTCGGGCGGAAAGTCGGGCGCATGGCGTTCCAGTCCCCCGTGTACATTTTCACGAAGTGGGAGTCGTCGATTCGCTGGTCGACGTCATGGGCAGCTTGTTGTGTTGCCATCTCTTGGGCGCCACCCGGATCACGGCGTCACCGATTAACGTCGGATCCGGCATCGTGCAGACGGCGCACGGGTCTCTTTCCGTCCCTGGGCCGGCAGTGGCCATCTTAGCGGAAGGAGTTCCCATTTATTCGAACGGGCCTCGCCGCGAGCTGGCGACTCCCACGGGCGTCGCGGTGTTACGAACCGTGGCCGAGACGTTCGGCGACTTGCCGCCGATGCGTGCGAGGAGGATCGGATACGGCGCGGGTGATGCGAATCCTGAGGGATGGGCGAACGTGCTGCGTGTCTTCGTTGGGGACGAGCTCGCACCGTACAGGATGCGGACGGAACCAATCTATGAGGTCGAAACGAATCTCGACGATCTCAATCCTCAGATCTATGACGCCGTGATCGAGCGCCTCTTCGCGGCAGGAGCGGTCGACGTCACCTTGACTCCGGTGGTGATGAAACGAGGTCGGCCCGGGGTCATACTGACCGCGCTGGCCGACCGGGCGACGGTGGGAACCGTGGCGGATGTGATCCTTCGCGATACGACGGCGCTCGGAGTCAGATATCGTGAGACCGAGCGCATCGTGCTCCCCCGGAGATTTGAATCGGTCAGCGTGCGCGGCAGCCGTGTGCAGATGAAGATTGCCGAAGCGCCGGGCGGAGAGACTCGTGCCGTGCCGGAATACACCGACTGCCGCAGGCTCGCGGAACGGCAGGGTGTTCCGGTCCGTACGGTGATGGAGGACGCGCTGATCGCGTTCTGGAGCCGTCACCGGCGGAGGCCGAGGGCAAGACGGAGTCGATGA
- a CDS encoding glycosyl transferase has product MGLPASLSAVEPLLQSGESAEILLGILTYNDHSTAPALARSLVEGCAKSFPDRRVLVVNCDGGSQDDTPRLIRDAVPSSVPVWTVRHPIVGSWHPPLSESGVPGRESAVQSLVYLTEPVRASACLVVDGNVKSDPTQWPQCLVQPILEKGMDCVLPHFRRNRYEGTLTNTLLAPLTTALYGKRCPYHLGGAYAFSGELARTKLTSLPWDEEIAQFGIDGWLTTAAVAEDMHVCQASLGPRVQPPKSPSDLSLVVAQAVGCIFHLMERYETAWEGAGRSVAIPVVGAPVELGGEVGTIRTERLADGFRQGLRDLLPVWQLVLSGDTLERILELGAEDREAFRFPASLWVQAVYDFALAYHDRLLHREHLLKALTPLYLGYTASFIADTRAQTVDHVAQEFARLTDRFESMKPYLTQRWRWKDG; this is encoded by the coding sequence ATGGGCCTTCCTGCGAGCTTGAGCGCTGTCGAACCGTTGCTTCAATCCGGCGAATCCGCGGAGATTCTGCTCGGCATCTTGACGTACAATGATCACAGCACGGCCCCGGCGTTGGCTCGATCGTTGGTAGAGGGCTGTGCAAAATCCTTCCCAGACCGCCGCGTGCTGGTCGTCAACTGCGATGGAGGCTCGCAGGACGATACGCCGCGACTGATCCGAGACGCCGTGCCGTCCTCCGTGCCGGTCTGGACCGTTCGCCATCCCATTGTCGGCTCCTGGCATCCCCCACTCTCCGAATCCGGCGTCCCTGGTCGCGAGAGCGCGGTGCAATCCTTGGTCTATCTCACGGAGCCGGTACGGGCGTCCGCTTGCCTCGTGGTAGACGGCAACGTCAAGTCGGATCCGACTCAATGGCCGCAGTGCCTGGTGCAGCCTATTTTAGAAAAGGGCATGGATTGCGTGCTGCCCCATTTTCGCCGAAACCGCTACGAGGGCACGTTGACCAATACGTTGCTCGCGCCGCTGACAACCGCCCTCTATGGCAAACGTTGCCCGTACCACCTTGGTGGCGCCTACGCGTTCTCGGGCGAACTCGCACGCACGAAGTTGACGTCCCTGCCTTGGGATGAAGAGATCGCGCAATTCGGCATCGACGGTTGGTTGACCACGGCCGCCGTGGCGGAGGACATGCACGTCTGCCAAGCTTCTCTCGGCCCACGCGTGCAGCCGCCCAAATCCCCCAGCGACTTGTCTTTGGTGGTCGCCCAAGCCGTGGGTTGCATTTTTCACTTGATGGAGCGGTATGAAACCGCGTGGGAGGGTGCCGGAAGGTCTGTCGCCATCCCCGTCGTCGGCGCACCCGTGGAATTAGGAGGAGAAGTGGGGACGATCCGAACGGAGCGTCTGGCGGATGGATTTCGGCAAGGCCTGCGGGACTTGCTCCCCGTCTGGCAGCTGGTGCTGTCCGGCGATACGCTCGAGCGGATCTTGGAACTCGGTGCCGAAGACCGTGAGGCCTTCCGCTTTCCGGCCTCCTTGTGGGTGCAAGCCGTCTACGACTTCGCATTGGCGTATCATGATCGTCTTTTGCATCGCGAGCACCTTCTCAAGGCCCTCACTCCTCTGTATCTGGGCTATACCGCGTCATTCATCGCGGACACGCGCGCACAGACGGTCGACCACGTCGCGCAGGAGTTCGCCCGACTGACCGATCGTTTCGAATCGATGAAACCGTATCTGACTCAGCGATGGAGGTGGAAGGATGGATGA
- the gpsA gene encoding glycerol-3-phosphate dehydrogenase [NAD(P)+] → MACMAQHEPMAKPLQNPIAVVGAGAWGTALAHHLSRNGRTVRLWAYETTVVSAIRSSRENSVFLPGVLLPASLEPTNSLGEALRDADAVVFAAPSHVARDVLVQMHRSRPEPCPLISATKGIEEGTHELMSDVIVDTFLQGRADLCTVLSGPSFALEVAQGQPTAVTLAGADAELVRRMQAVLMSSRFRVYGATDFIGVQLGGALKNVIALAAGAVDGLRLGHNTRAALITRGLAEMIRLGRAMGADPRTFYGLSGVGDLVLTCTGPASRNHRVGVRLGEGESLDQILSGMQTVAEGIRTARAAAGLAERYAVDMPIVREICAVLFEGKSCLRAVDALMEREPKEELAH, encoded by the coding sequence ATGGCCTGCATGGCGCAGCATGAACCGATGGCGAAACCTTTGCAAAATCCGATTGCTGTGGTGGGTGCCGGAGCGTGGGGGACGGCCCTGGCGCATCATCTTTCCAGAAATGGTCGCACGGTGAGACTATGGGCATACGAGACAACGGTCGTGAGTGCCATCCGATCGAGCCGTGAGAATTCGGTCTTTTTACCCGGGGTCCTCCTCCCTGCGTCCCTCGAACCCACCAACTCCTTGGGCGAGGCCCTGCGCGATGCGGACGCCGTCGTCTTTGCCGCGCCCTCGCATGTCGCGCGTGACGTGCTGGTGCAGATGCATCGGTCGAGGCCTGAACCGTGTCCGTTGATCAGTGCGACCAAGGGAATCGAGGAGGGCACGCATGAGCTCATGTCCGACGTGATCGTCGACACGTTCCTCCAGGGGCGAGCAGACTTGTGCACCGTGCTCTCTGGACCAAGCTTCGCGCTGGAGGTCGCCCAGGGCCAGCCGACAGCGGTCACGCTGGCGGGAGCGGATGCTGAGCTCGTACGGCGGATGCAGGCGGTTCTCATGAGTTCACGGTTCCGGGTCTACGGAGCCACGGACTTCATCGGCGTGCAGCTGGGCGGTGCGCTCAAGAATGTCATCGCCCTTGCCGCCGGCGCCGTCGACGGCCTTCGGCTTGGACACAACACGAGAGCGGCGTTGATTACTAGAGGGTTGGCGGAAATGATTAGACTGGGACGAGCCATGGGGGCCGACCCGCGGACGTTTTACGGCTTGTCTGGCGTCGGAGATCTCGTGCTCACCTGCACGGGTCCGGCCAGCCGAAATCATCGAGTCGGCGTCCGTCTCGGGGAAGGGGAATCACTGGATCAGATCCTGTCCGGCATGCAGACTGTGGCGGAAGGTATCCGCACCGCCCGTGCCGCTGCGGGGTTGGCCGAACGCTATGCCGTGGACATGCCGATCGTTCGGGAAATCTGTGCGGTGCTGTTTGAAGGCAAATCGTGTCTCCGTGCCGTCGATGCGTTGATGGAGCGTGAGCCCAAAGAGGAATTGGCGCATTAA
- the pdxA gene encoding 4-hydroxythreonine-4-phosphate dehydrogenase — protein sequence MPKRASTPRRRTATGRDGRELPLLAVTMGDPAGIGPEVVAKALAMPAIRRRCRPVVIGSVPVMETTIKSLRLPLKVVPVSEAEIPVGGSREMLVIDPLDRRLRSFKVGTAAAETGVASVRFITTAVGCAQQGFVDAIVTAPINKEAMHLGGYAYPGHTELLADLTKSPEVGMMIVGGPLKIMFVTTHVALRELPNRLSVAVIGRGIRLADRALRECFLVRRPKIGVAALNPHAGEAGIFGDEEQTLIGPAVAEARRGGIQASDPLPADTLFGKAARGAYDGVVAMYHDQGLIPLKLVAFGRCVNLTVGLPIIRTSVDHGTAYDIAGKGVAEPSSLVEALTLGAQLVRIRQGRGGRRAQREERQ from the coding sequence ATGCCGAAGCGGGCGAGCACACCGAGAAGGCGAACGGCCACTGGGCGTGATGGGCGTGAACTGCCGTTGCTCGCGGTCACCATGGGCGATCCTGCGGGGATTGGGCCCGAAGTGGTCGCGAAAGCGTTGGCCATGCCGGCGATACGCCGTCGGTGTCGTCCTGTTGTGATCGGATCGGTGCCGGTCATGGAAACAACCATCAAAAGTCTGCGCTTACCTCTCAAGGTGGTGCCGGTATCAGAAGCCGAAATCCCGGTCGGAGGGTCGCGCGAGATGTTGGTCATCGACCCCCTCGATCGCCGATTGAGATCTTTCAAGGTCGGAACGGCGGCGGCTGAAACCGGGGTCGCATCCGTTCGCTTCATCACGACCGCGGTCGGCTGCGCCCAGCAAGGATTCGTCGATGCGATCGTCACGGCTCCGATCAATAAGGAAGCCATGCATCTCGGAGGCTATGCCTACCCCGGGCACACGGAACTTCTGGCGGATCTCACGAAGAGTCCCGAAGTCGGAATGATGATCGTCGGGGGGCCGCTTAAAATCATGTTCGTGACCACCCACGTGGCGCTACGCGAATTGCCCAATCGCTTGTCGGTCGCCGTGATCGGCAGGGGGATTCGGCTGGCGGATCGAGCCCTTCGCGAGTGTTTCCTTGTGCGCAGACCCAAGATCGGTGTCGCGGCGCTCAACCCCCACGCCGGAGAAGCCGGAATTTTTGGCGACGAGGAACAGACCCTCATTGGTCCGGCCGTAGCCGAGGCGCGACGGGGTGGGATTCAGGCCAGCGATCCGCTCCCGGCGGATACCCTGTTCGGCAAGGCGGCCCGAGGAGCCTATGACGGGGTGGTGGCCATGTATCACGATCAAGGGCTGATCCCCCTGAAACTGGTGGCGTTCGGAAGGTGCGTGAACTTGACGGTCGGCCTTCCGATTATTCGGACGTCGGTCGATCATGGCACGGCATACGATATCGCGGGGAAGGGCGTGGCGGAACCGAGCAGCTTGGTTGAGGCACTGACGCTGGGTGCACAATTGGTCCGCATTCGGCAGGGGCGGGGAGGGCGACGAGCGCAGAGGGAGGAACGACAGTGA
- a CDS encoding sodium:proton antiporter: MTLIHTITILVSLSAGFSYLNHRYIKLPATIGLMAIALAMSLVLLALGKLGYGIEAEAESFIRSIDFDITLLHGMLSFLLFAGALHISLDDLLEQKWFIATLACLGVLVSTAIVGALMYIFLGWLGFPVPLIGCLLFGALISPTDPIAVMSILKQVGAPKRLEIKIAGESLFNDGVAVAIFLGLLGIAETGHVTPGGVALLFLQEAVGGAIIGLAAGYGAFLMFRSINQHHVEILISLALVMGTYALADALHTSGPIAVVIAGLLIGNHGRHKAMSETSRDYLDTFWEVIDDLLNAILFVLIGLEVLALTFQAEYLLAGLMTIPLVLVARFVSVSLPVLLFRSFHEFTNRATLILTWGGLRGGISVAMALSLPLSTYRDALVSMTYIVVIFSILVQGLTVERLVRTASR, translated from the coding sequence ATGACACTGATTCATACGATCACCATTCTCGTGAGTTTATCAGCTGGGTTCAGTTATCTGAATCACCGCTATATCAAACTTCCGGCCACGATCGGCCTCATGGCGATCGCGCTGGCGATGTCGCTGGTCCTGCTTGCGTTGGGAAAGCTGGGATACGGCATCGAGGCGGAAGCCGAGAGCTTCATACGGAGCATCGATTTCGACATCACGCTGCTGCACGGCATGCTCAGCTTCTTGTTGTTCGCCGGAGCTCTGCACATCAGTTTGGACGATCTCCTCGAGCAAAAATGGTTCATTGCGACACTGGCCTGTTTGGGCGTGTTGGTCTCGACTGCGATCGTCGGCGCCCTCATGTACATCTTTCTTGGGTGGCTCGGCTTTCCCGTCCCTCTCATCGGCTGTCTGCTGTTCGGCGCGCTGATCTCTCCCACGGACCCTATCGCCGTGATGAGCATCCTCAAGCAAGTGGGAGCGCCCAAGCGCCTGGAGATCAAGATTGCGGGCGAATCGTTGTTCAATGACGGAGTCGCCGTGGCGATATTTTTGGGGTTGCTCGGTATCGCGGAAACGGGACACGTCACCCCTGGGGGTGTGGCGCTGTTGTTCCTGCAGGAGGCCGTGGGCGGTGCCATCATCGGACTGGCCGCAGGGTACGGCGCCTTCCTCATGTTTCGCTCCATCAACCAACACCATGTCGAAATACTCATCTCGCTCGCCCTCGTCATGGGCACATACGCTCTCGCCGACGCGCTGCACACCTCGGGACCAATCGCCGTGGTGATCGCGGGATTGCTCATCGGCAATCACGGCCGACACAAGGCCATGTCGGAAACCTCCCGCGATTATTTGGACACGTTCTGGGAGGTGATCGACGATTTGCTCAATGCCATTCTCTTTGTCCTGATCGGCCTGGAAGTCTTGGCTCTTACGTTCCAAGCCGAGTACCTTCTGGCGGGTCTCATGACGATTCCGCTCGTCCTCGTGGCCCGCTTTGTCAGCGTCAGCCTGCCTGTGCTCTTGTTTCGGTCCTTCCACGAATTTACCAATCGCGCAACACTGATCCTGACCTGGGGAGGATTGCGTGGTGGCATCTCCGTGGCCATGGCGCTCTCTCTTCCGTTGTCCACCTATCGCGACGCGCTCGTCAGCATGACCTACATCGTCGTGATCTTTTCCATTCTCGTACAAGGATTGACGGTGGAGAGGCTGGTACGGACGGCTAGCCGATAG